A segment of the Capricornis sumatraensis isolate serow.1 chromosome 8, serow.2, whole genome shotgun sequence genome:
CCTGGGGGAATGGGGCAGGGTCCCTCCATGGACCTATAGGATCTGAGAGTAGgggagaagaatggaactagGCTGATGGGAGAGCCAGCATGGGAAGCCACAGCTCCCCAGGCAAGTCTAACCCTGGGCTTGGACTTCACAACCCCACGGCCAGGACAGGACAGTGGCTCTCCCTTCTGCAGAGGTCAGGTTGCCTGAGCTCACAGGACAGGGAATGTTAGATTCCTGGCCCCTCCTGATCCCTGGGTATTGGGGTTCCCTCATGTCTCAAAAGCCTTGAAGCAGTAAAGTTTCTCTCCAAGAATTGCCTTTCCAGTCCCTAAGCAGCCAGCTCTCCTGGTGGAAATGTCCTTTCTGCCCCATCTGCCCCCAGGAGGGTGGGAATGTGGCCAGCCCTTGGGAAGGGTCCCGGAGGTGCACGCAGCCCAGGATGAAGAACAGGCACCTTCTTTAGAGGCTCAGAACTCCCAGTCGTCCACCTCCAGCTCTTCCAAGTTTGTTACCAGGCCGAAGATCCCACTGTGATCCTGAGACTGTCTGCCTTCAAAAGTGGTGATGGGGGTGACAGGTCGGAGTAACTCAGGCAGAGCTTCTGAGGCACGTCGCTTGATCTGGGGAAGAGAGTTGCGGGTGGATCCTGTTTCAGCCTCAGGACATGGTGGGGCAAGCGACCATGGCTCAGGGACAGACAGGGGCTAGAGGCAGGAATCTctaaggggagaggaaggagcagcGCCTATAATGGACTTTGGAAACACGGTCATGTCTCTGACCCATcgggaaaatgaaagtgttagtcatgcagccatgtccaactcttactgccaccccatggactgtagcctgcaaggctcctctgtccgtggaattctccaagcaagaatccccttctccaggggataagaatccccttctccaggggatcttccgacccaaggactgaacccgggtctcccaccctgcatgcagattctttaccattcgagCCTCCACCAGGGAGGAGGAGACAATATCTAAAGACCCAAAACTAAGGGGACTGAGGGTGGCTGGAGCCACAAGCAAGGAAAATCACCAGCAGGGGGCCCAGGGAAGGCTACTGTACCTGCTTGAAGAAAGAATGGTTCAGGAGGGTGCTGGCGCTTGGTCtacagaggaaggagagaagaggccAGCATCACCCCTGTGTCATTTCcagaatcctgctgctgctgccttacCCTCAAGcgcccctctccttccctcgGCTCCTCAAGAAACAACAGCCAGAGTGACCCAACTGGCTTCCTGGCAAACCCTGGGCCACCCGCTCCCGCTGTGGGGACTTCAGACTCCTCCGGGGAACCCAGACCTTTCCGGGACAGATCCATCGTCTCCAACCCCCGCCAGCCCAGGGTTCCCTGCAAGGCCCACCCTAAGCCCCGCAGGTGCACCTCATGTCCGGGCTGCGCTGAAGGCACTGCTCCACAAAGTGGTGGAAGTGGGGCGAGAAGGTGCGGTGGTAGGGGTGGGAGGGCGAGTCGCCATTGGAGGTCCTGGGGGTGCTGGGGGCCAGGCTCTCGCTCAGGCCCGAGTTGGCCGCGGAGCGCGAGGTGCTCATGGTCAGCTCCTCGGCGGGGATGGTGCTGGTGTCCAGCAGGCAAGGCACCGTGCCGTTCAGCTTCTCCAGCAGCATCTGGGGAGGACAGAGCCAGGGCCGGGCTGGAGGGGCCCCCGGAAGGACCACAGAGTTCCTTCACAAGTTCACTTTTCCCCAAACACACGAGTGATTCGGGGGCAGCAAAGACAGAAGTGGGAAAAGGCCTGTCACTGTCTTACTTTGATTTTCTCGATGCTGTACCTAGACAGACATCCACACCCTCTTGTCTAGTCCAGCAGCGCTCATCCGGCTGTGAGACTCAACTTTTCTGAAACATGCATCTGATGCTACCACTCCTGTGCTCAGAAGCCTTTGACAGTTCTCCACAGGCCCTAGGACAAGAATGGAACACGCTGGCCTGGCCCGCAAAGGCCCTCGTGACCTGCCTGGGCTTCCTTCTCCAGCCACGCCACTGGCAGCCCCGCAGAAGCACTCATACTTCAGCCATACAACTACCTCCTGTCCTCAGATTCTGTTCTTTCTTGACTGGGCCTGTCacaggctgttccctctgctgaAGTTTCCTTCCACTGGAAGCTCCCATTCTTCACCTAGTTAAttcctatttgccttgaagtcTCAAGTGTCCCCTCCCTGAAGCTGCCCCAGGTTCTCTCCTCTAGAGCGGCCCTCTGGCCCCTCCTCAGCCGCCCATGTCCCCACAGGGCAAGCCATCTGTGGGCTCAAGGAGAGGCTTACTCAACGGGCACAACCCCCTGACCCCGGCCCCCACCGCCTCCTCCCAGGTCTACATCATGCTCCAGGAACTCTGGGCCCAGGTAATCCTTACCCAAACGACCCAAGTCCACTTCCTGGACTTGGCAAGACCTGGATAACTCTCTTCCCTAAGTCCAGCTCCAAGGGAGGCAATGCAGACTCCTGGCTACACGTGCGCCAAGAAGCCAAGGGCAGCAGGCAGTGCAAAGGGGCGTGAAcagggcgggaggtgggagggaggttcaagaaggaggggacatgcgTTCACCGacagctgattcatgctgatgtacggcagaaaccaacacactattgtaaagcaattattctccaactaaaaataagtaagttttaaaaagtgGAGGAACCATGAACAGAAGGAGGCTGGAGGTTGCAAAGGTATTGGCTGGCAAGTGGTAGCACTGAACCTGAGAAGTCTAATTCTAAATTAGAAATCGGCCTTctacagcatcaccgactcaatggacatgaacttgagcaaactccgggagatagtggaggacagggaagcctggcgtgtggcagtccatggggctacaaagagctggacatgacttagtatcTGAAGAACAACAGCTTCCAGGTATACTGatcaaagtaaaaaaacaaaacacattttataaGCTTGAAAAATttctcagggactttcctggcagtccagttggtTAAGACCACACTTCTACTGCAGCAGgcatgggttcaatgcctggctggggaactaagatcctacatgccatgtggtgcagccaaaagctGGGGGGGATATcagtttaaaagtaaaaacagacaCCTGGTATGTGGGCTCCAGGCCTGTGATTATGAGCAGTGCTTACTTCTATGACCCCCACGTCCCGGGCTCCATTTCCACAATTATCACAGACACAAGTAAACAGTTACACAAGTTACGCAACtatcccccccctccccccctcccctcccccccaccacacacacacacacatacacatacacacacacacacaggggctcTTGAAGGAAAGGCCTGGGTTGTTCATCCTAGCATCTCAGGCTGGTGTCCAGAGCGTGCAGGTCCTCAACAAGCGTTTGTGGGAGGCAGACAGGAAAGGAGGACAGAAGGAAGATTCCTAGCTGCAGGCTCACCTGGGTGGCAGGCATGTCTTTAAAGGGGACGTGGCCATTGGCCAGCTCACAGGCCGTGATTCCCACACTGTAGATGTCAGACTTGGCATCGTAACCCTGGAGATTCTGTATCAGGAGAGAAAAGCCACAGGTCACTCCACTGGAGCCTTGGTCGTTGTTCTTAGACAAAGAAGCAGGTGGAGCAGAAACTCCCCAAATCGGGACGAGCTGCGAGGCTTCCCTCACCTGTACACTGAGGAGTCACTGCTATTTTGGAATGAATGAGTGTCTGGCTAAGGCCATGTGGGAGCAGAAGGAAGTGCTCTGCTTAGCACAGGAATGCAGAGCGCGCCAAATGCTCGAGAATTTGGTGCTCTCTCTTCCCATAAGATGGGAGCATCTCTCAGTGCAGCTCAGGACCCGCCAGGGGTAATGACATCACCTGCCAGGGACACAGCATCCCTGTGCTGCAAGGGGCCTCCCAGGTCTACCGGCCAACAGGAGAGCCCTCTCTCCAAGAACCCCCGACTCTGCTCAGAAGCAGAGGGCACTCCTCATCCCTAGAATTTCCTGAAGGCCTCTTTGGGGGCGGTATCACAagttggtgggggcgggggctccTGAGATCCAGGGCACCGACCTGCTGGAGGACCTCTGGGCTGAGCCAGGGCAGAACCTTGATACTGTACTTGGGGAAGTCATGGACCACACGCTGCCGCTGCCCGTGGCTGATCATGCTGAGGTTGCTGCGTAAACCCGACAGGTAGACCTTCCCATCAGCGGAGATCAGAACGTGGCTGGCTTTGAcgctcctgggggtggggagggtgtgtCACTGGGTGGCGGAGGAGGCCCTCACAGCACAAAGCTTTGTCTTCACACACTAGACCCAGCCAGCTCTCTCCCCTGGGGTGCgtattacacacatacatacagatcactgcttccctggtggctcagtggtaaagaatccacctgccaagcaggagactcaggttggatccctgggtcaggaagatcccctggagaaggaaatggcaacccactccagtattcttgtctgggaaaccccatagacagaagagcctggtgggttacagtccatgggactgcaaaagagtcggatgtgacttagccactaaacaacatatatatacatataatatgtgagtacacatatacatacatattatatatgcatgaacatgtatttctgtgaaaattttcaaacatatggaaacagaaaaaacatCATGACCCCATTTACACATTACCAGGTTTTAAAACCTATTTATGTTTTGTTCGAGCTCTCTTTCCTGCTCACAGACCACTCTTCCTCTAGTGGCTTCCTCTGCTGCCTTTAATCTGTGCTTTCTGTCTGTAGGTGTTCTCATAAAGTGTACTGCTGTTTCGCACGCATTTTCTGTTTTGACCTAACGGTACTGTGTTAGGCAGCCCATGTTTCATGGTTATGTTTCTGAGCTCCACCGTGTTGCCAATGGTATACACCTCACTGTTGCTTCTAATTGCCACCTGCACTCTGGAGTGGGGTCTGACATTTACTAATCCATTCTTCTAGGAAGGGGCACTCATGTTGACTCTAACCAGCACGAATATGAACACAGACGTCTATGCACACATCCCCTGAGGTGCCTGTGGGAAGGCTTCTTTGGGGTGTGCACCCAGAGGCAGCACCGATGGCTCCGGGTCTGAGTGACGCTGActggctgtgtggggccaccTTCTACCATCTGGATGGGAGGCCCACCTCCTCACCGCACTAGTCCTCACCCAGTGTCTGAATCCCTGCCAGGCCCTCCACGGGCATAAGGTGACATCACcttgttttcatttgattttctgaTTCTTGCtgagtcatgtgtgactctttgtgaccccatgggctgtagcccggcaggctcctccgtccgtaggattccccaggcaagagtactggagtggggtgccattccctgctcctggggatcttcccgactcggggaccaaacctgagtctcttaggtctcctgtactggcaggcgggttctttaccactgcgccacctgaggAGCCACGCTGAGTGTCTGTTCATATGACCATTATCAGTCGTTTGGGTTCTCCCTTGCATGAACTtcatattttgcccatttttctattgctTCGCTATCTTTTCCTTACGGATTCACAAAATTGGTTTTGGACAAAATGAACAACATCCACACTCTAATTCCTCTCTTAACTTTGTCCCTGGTGCCCTGTATTAGACAGAAAGCTTTAATCTTGATATAATCGaatcaaatcctttttttttggccttatGTTTTTTGCGTGTAAAACATTTAGAAGTTATGGTGCATTTCCTTCTGTGTAAGCCTAGAGCTTGCATTTAAGCCTTGCAAACATCTGAACTACTCCTCTGCACATGGAATTAGGGAGAGGTCCTGGTTGTACCATCTTCCCTAGCCCGAACTGCTTCTCCCCAACACCATCTACTGAGCCATCTGTCTTTTCCTGAGCCccccagctgagggctgactccGGGGAGCACACCCCAGAAGAGGCGCTCCAAGGAGGGAAGGGGTGGGTGCAGAGGCCCACACTGGCTACTCAGTCCCCTCACACAGTCCTCAGGAAAAAGCTGCTCGGTAAAGAGAAAGCCAGCAGCTTCACACGGACAGGGCAAATGCTCCGCGCCCCCAGCAGAGGCAAGGGCCGGACTCGCGCCTCGGTTTAACCTCTGGCTTGACTGACTTCAGCCTTCAGCCGTTCCTTGGAGGGCTCACCATCCCAGACACCGCTCGTGTAAAGAGGGAGAGGCCGGCGAGAGCGAGCACCTGTGCACGTAGCCCATGTGGTGGATGTAATCCAAGGCCTTGAGCGCCCCCTGCAGGATGTAAGCGATGGCCAGCTCGCTCATGCCGTCCATGAAGTGCGTGCAGATGAGGTCCTTGGCCGAGCCTGAGGAAGAGGGCCGACGGGACAGGGAAGGGCGGCGGCACGTGAGCGAGCTGCCGGCAGAGCGCGCAGAACCCCTCTCCGCCAGGACCCCCTGCCCACTCACCGTATGCCATGAACGACGTGACGACCCAGAGCTCGTTGTCCGCAATGAAGGTGGCTCCGTAGGGCAGGATGTTGGGGTGGCTGAAGAGTTTAGAGACATGGAGTTCCCCCTGCAAGCATTGGTGAGCTGCAGTCAGAACCGGGGGCAgcgactgccctggtggtcctgtggttcaGACTCCACACTGCAACGCcaggggcccgggttcgatccctggtcaggaaactcaaTCTCACATGTTGCAACTTACagttcgcatgctgcaactaaaagaggctgcatgctgcaactaagatctggtgcagccaaataaatattaataataataataaaaagaaccaaGG
Coding sequences within it:
- the STRADA gene encoding STE20-related kinase adapter protein alpha isoform X2 — its product is MSFLVSKPERIRTNEASSESIASFSKPEIMSSFLPEGGCYELLTVIGKGFEDLMTVNLARYKPTGEYVTVRRINLEACSNEMVTFLQGELHVSKLFSHPNILPYGATFIADNELWVVTSFMAYGSAKDLICTHFMDGMSELAIAYILQGALKALDYIHHMGYVHRSVKASHVLISADGKVYLSGLRSNLSMISHGQRQRVVHDFPKYSIKVLPWLSPEVLQQNLQGYDAKSDIYSVGITACELANGHVPFKDMPATQMLLEKLNGTVPCLLDTSTIPAEELTMSTSRSAANSGLSESLAPSTPRTSNGDSPSHPYHRTFSPHFHHFVEQCLQRSPDMRPSASTLLNHSFFKQIKRRASEALPELLRPVTPITTFEGRQSQDHSGIFGLVTNLEELEVDDWEF
- the STRADA gene encoding STE20-related kinase adapter protein alpha isoform X1, which encodes MSFLVSKPERIRRWVSEKFIVEGLRDLELFGEQPAGDTRRKTNEASSESIASFSKPEIMSSFLPEGGCYELLTVIGKGFEDLMTVNLARYKPTGEYVTVRRINLEACSNEMVTFLQGELHVSKLFSHPNILPYGATFIADNELWVVTSFMAYGSAKDLICTHFMDGMSELAIAYILQGALKALDYIHHMGYVHRSVKASHVLISADGKVYLSGLRSNLSMISHGQRQRVVHDFPKYSIKVLPWLSPEVLQQNLQGYDAKSDIYSVGITACELANGHVPFKDMPATQMLLEKLNGTVPCLLDTSTIPAEELTMSTSRSAANSGLSESLAPSTPRTSNGDSPSHPYHRTFSPHFHHFVEQCLQRSPDMRPSASTLLNHSFFKQIKRRASEALPELLRPVTPITTFEGRQSQDHSGIFGLVTNLEELEVDDWEF
- the STRADA gene encoding STE20-related kinase adapter protein alpha isoform X3: MSFLTNEASSESIASFSKPEIMSSFLPEGGCYELLTVIGKGFEDLMTVNLARYKPTGEYVTVRRINLEACSNEMVTFLQGELHVSKLFSHPNILPYGATFIADNELWVVTSFMAYGSAKDLICTHFMDGMSELAIAYILQGALKALDYIHHMGYVHRSVKASHVLISADGKVYLSGLRSNLSMISHGQRQRVVHDFPKYSIKVLPWLSPEVLQQNLQGYDAKSDIYSVGITACELANGHVPFKDMPATQMLLEKLNGTVPCLLDTSTIPAEELTMSTSRSAANSGLSESLAPSTPRTSNGDSPSHPYHRTFSPHFHHFVEQCLQRSPDMRPSASTLLNHSFFKQIKRRASEALPELLRPVTPITTFEGRQSQDHSGIFGLVTNLEELEVDDWEF